CCCGTCGGGAGAGAACAGCGGCTGGAACGAAGGAGCGTCGGTGTCGGTCAGCTTTGTCTCTTTCAGTTCGCGGGCATAACAGAAATATTTGTCTTCTTTCCGTACCAATTCGGTACGATAGATATTCCAGGTATTGCCACGTTCGGCTGAGTAAACGAGTGAACGTCCATCGGGACTAAAGTCCACATCACGCTCCTGTTCAGGGGTATCGGTAATACGTTTCGTGGTATTGAACTCGATGGAAGTGACAAACACATCACCCCGGGCAATAAAGGCGATCTCCTTTCCGTTGGGTGAGACGGCGATACTTCTTGCGCCGGTGGTAAGGGTCTGGGGAACCATGTCCCTTTCAAAATTGTCGGAAACGATACGGACATCTATTTTACGGGGTTTTTCACCCTTTTTCATATAGTACAACTCCCCGTTAAAAGAAAAGCAGAGATTGTCACTTTTATCGGCTGATAAAAAACGTACGGGATGATCCTTGAAGTGTGTCAACTGAACCGGTGCGCCTCCTTCAAGGCCGGCACGGTATACGTTGAACGTTCCTTCCTGCTCGCTCAGGTAATAGAAACTATTCCCGTCGGACGACCAGACACCATTGCGGTTTTCACCTTTAAAACCGGTCAGTTTCCGGTGCGTTTTCTTTTTGCTGTCATACAACCACACATCACGGGTGATGGACGAGGTATGGTGCTTCCTCCATGCATCTTCATAACCTTTCCTGTCAGTATAAAGCCATAAATCCCCGTGCCGGGCAATATCCTCCATATGAGTCGGAGAAATCATCTGTGGCCGATCCCCATTCAATGACACAGTATAAATCTGGTTGAACAATCCGATCGGGAATTGCTGGCTTTCCTGCGCCGGCTGGATAAAGGCGCTGAACAGTACGGTTGTGTCGTTTTGAAACCCTTCGGGATATTCGTTATTGGAATGGGAAGTGATGCGTTTGGTCTGTCCGGTTTGGAGTGTAACCACATATACATCGAAATTTCCTTCACGGTTGGACGCAAACGCCAGTTTATCACCCTTTGGCGACCAGACCGGGCGGGTATCGTAAGATGCATGTGAAGTCACTTGTGTCGCTTTTCCGCCGGAAACCGGCACGGTAAATATATCTCCTTTGTAGGTAAACGCCACGGTGGCACCGTCCGGAGAGATCACACTATTACGGAGCCAGAGAGGAACTTCCTGGGCATGTAGCCAAAAAGCAGCCAGTAAAAGCAAGGAAGAAAACAGGATTTTTCTCATTGAAATATTTATTAGATCATGGCGGTCAGACGGTATCATACCGTTTACGCACCGTTAATTTGCAAAATTACATAAAAATTATAAAATCTAAAACCATAATAGTGTCAAACAGGCTCTGATTATCGAAAAGAGACAATCACATTGTGATATTAGTTTTTTTTAGTATTTTTGTTTAATATTGATCCGTGTTGCACACTCAAACAGATATGGGATACAGTGTAAAAGCATATTATCGTAAAGAGGATCTTCCTCCGATGGAGGAAATCAATTTTTTTCACAGCCCTTCATCGTTCGATTGGTACGCCAACAGTCCCGCCTACACCCCTTTAATGCTTGTTGTTTTCGAGAATGAGGTGCCGGTAGCCGCCATGTTCGCTGTCATTGTGCGGATCAATCGTTTCCTGAGAGGTAAACTATTTAAAAGATGCTTTATCTCCCAACAACCGGCTTTCTTCAGAAAAAAACTACCCCAGATAGAGATATTCGATGCCCTTATTGCCCATCTGGTCAAAGAGGTACGTAACCGGGTTTTTCTCATCCGTTATGAAAACCTGGGCAATGCCATTTTTGGCTATAAGGGATTTCGCGAGAATGGATTCTATTCGGTAAAGTGGATCAATATCCGGAATTCGCTCCAGTGTAAAAGAAAAATATGGGATCAGCTCTCGAAAACGAGAAAGAATCAGGTTAACAAGGCGTTAAAAAAAGGGATCGTAATAGAAGAATTCACCTCTGAAGATAAGTTACCGGAAATATACAAGCTGATCCGTAATACAAACAACAAAAAGATATCACGCCGGTTCCCACCCTACCAATATTTCGAGAATTTCTTCTGTCACTATATAATAAGGCAAGACAAAGGAAAAATATTGCTTGCCCGCTATCAGGGTAAAATTATCGGGGGTGCCATTCTGGGATTCGAGAAAAAAGAGACGGTATATTGCCTCTATTATTGGGGCAAATCGAAACGATACAAATTACTCTACCCCACGATTTTCACTATTTACCAAGCGATGCAGATATCGGAAAACAAAGATTTTCATTATTTCGATTTTATGGATGTAAGTTTTCTGAATAAAAATGCCGGCCGCTCACGGTTCCTGCTTCAGTTTGGTGGTAAACAGCGGGCCACGAGACGCTGGTACCGGTTCAACTGGGGGTTACTCAACTTCTTTGCCAACCGGATCTACGATTGAAATATTATACAGAAGCCACTTTCCTGTTGAACATATTGAAAAGTGGCTTCAGTATTTCTATATTGCCTATCAACCAATCATTAAGGTCGCAGGCAAATATCTCATTATCAGCTGAATTTCAATGAACTGCTCTTATTTACTCTTTTGTTTACATCGCCCGGATTACCGAAACAGGTTACGTCGGCTGAACCTGACACAGTGATATCGAGGCGGCCTGTAACACGGATACTCCCGTCGGCAGCACCTGAAAAATCGGCATTACAATTACGTGCGTTGAGTTTAGAAGCAGAAACATCACATCCGCCGCTCGCGGTCAGGGTAAGCTCGTCGGTCTTCCCCGTCAGTTCAATGTCACAACCGCCGCTGGCGGAAATCCGGGTCGTTTGTGCGGATATATCATACAGTTCCACATCACTACCACCGCTCACATCGGCTCTTACGGCCTGTGCGGAAATAAACCTGATCTCCGCATCACATCCGCCCGAAAACTGTCCTTTAAATTGCCTACAGTCCAGCCTTAAATTTTCCAGATCGGTGCCACCACTCAGTGCAAGCTCGAAATCGCCGGCTTTTAGGGGTATTTCAAAACTGATATCCACACCACCCGATGCTTCTATCTTTCCTAAATCCGTAACAGTAACGTATGCCTTTTGGATTGTGTTTCGTGTGTTACCTAAGTCGCGAAGGGAGAATGTACGGTTGTTTCCCTTATTATAGATATGCAGCGTGCCGTTTTTGACTTCCACGACGGCCCTGTCCAATACCTCTTCGCTTACTTCTATAGAAACCGACTGGCGGTCGCCCTGGCGAACAATAACATCCCATCCTCCCGAAGCATTGATAGCGGAAAATGACGCTACCTGACGGTTCTGTTTTATGATTCTGTTTTGCGCCGGAGCGCTGACGAATGCCACAGTGGCAAGGATAATAGTGAATAATGTCTTCATTGTTAATAGTGTTTAGTATATATTTTTTTATAGACACAAAATTTCCTTTGCTTTCTTATTAGACGTAATTAACTCTTGTTTGGTTACATCTTTCTTTATCTTTTTCACTATTTTCTTTCTTTCATCCTAAAAGTAAAAGAATAACTTTCTTCATCTTGCAACCAGTGACAGGCTATTTCAATTTTTCTTATCACTGCTAATCCCGCTCATCGATCAAACCTTGACTTATCAATCTCTTTTCGTTCCTTTTTCGAATAGTTTCCGAAACGATAGGAGAATGTAACCCGGAAGAATGGCGTATCGGCATAATCATGTATCCTCAGATTCTGGTTTTGCCAATTCGTTTTCAAGGTCACGCTGCTAGTCTTGAAAATATCCTGTACTTGAACACCTGCCTCCATACGCCGGTCTCTCGATTGCTATTTGGCTCCTGCAGTCACATTGGAATAATGCTGAATGGTATAAATTCCGGGTAAAAGAAGAAAAAGGAGGGTTATT
This window of the Proteiniphilum saccharofermentans genome carries:
- a CDS encoding peptidoglycan bridge formation glycyltransferase FemA/FemB family protein, which encodes MGYSVKAYYRKEDLPPMEEINFFHSPSSFDWYANSPAYTPLMLVVFENEVPVAAMFAVIVRINRFLRGKLFKRCFISQQPAFFRKKLPQIEIFDALIAHLVKEVRNRVFLIRYENLGNAIFGYKGFRENGFYSVKWINIRNSLQCKRKIWDQLSKTRKNQVNKALKKGIVIEEFTSEDKLPEIYKLIRNTNNKKISRRFPPYQYFENFFCHYIIRQDKGKILLARYQGKIIGGAILGFEKKETVYCLYYWGKSKRYKLLYPTIFTIYQAMQISENKDFHYFDFMDVSFLNKNAGRSRFLLQFGGKQRATRRWYRFNWGLLNFFANRIYD
- a CDS encoding head GIN domain-containing protein; amino-acid sequence: MKTLFTIILATVAFVSAPAQNRIIKQNRQVASFSAINASGGWDVIVRQGDRQSVSIEVSEEVLDRAVVEVKNGTLHIYNKGNNRTFSLRDLGNTRNTIQKAYVTVTDLGKIEASGGVDISFEIPLKAGDFELALSGGTDLENLRLDCRQFKGQFSGGCDAEIRFISAQAVRADVSGGSDVELYDISAQTTRISASGGCDIELTGKTDELTLTASGGCDVSASKLNARNCNADFSGAADGSIRVTGRLDITVSGSADVTCFGNPGDVNKRVNKSSSLKFS